TTATTCAGAAATTGTAAGAAGAAAACCGAGGGAAGCTCTAGATTCTTACGCTTTTTTACttcaatccgcccgtctgattttgaatccgaatacggtatcgtgttcctatcaacgtaggctacaactggacgtaagttttgctacgttttgacgtGTTTTGAagttagactattgtcagaattgaataggattcatgtatgatgttcttgtcatattagacatcatagaattgaagtcagattgagaaacagattgattatgtaattgttatgattttggagtcgatttgactgagaatttatatcagatatgtatttttattgagattatgactggtatcgatattgattatgagttctggtattatatctgtgatgttcagactgacggggttatcgggactgtattgttataccgtcgaaacatcagttaattgatattgaacagattcggtagtgattttgattatatggtgatatcgtcgatatggattagatcgtatctcaattgacattgatcagattttattgtgatccgaatattgatcagaacaggtattgaattgagttgtttattgatactatatctgttcgatattgttattaccagatttgggaatggaccgagatagagtcgggacttcttcttcttcttctgagcgagaagataaaggtataattcaatgtgtattgggacatcgactcaagtaggatgtacttgagttttcctaaatcacatacttattatttgtttatcattgtgtttaatgatttgatttaaatgcttgttctatggagttataggagcatgcattagacgagtaatcttgtgacagaagtacctgatagtggcgggtaaccacgggtacattgcacgatgtcacaagatatggtgatagaccatagtctatgacggatgcgtctggacactggatgtttggttatatcgacttggatagaactggagtcttttctattactgtttgtcgatataggaatgccacatctggaaatcgggatccctaggctaggattgagtctagtctgaatcgtggagtcacgagtattgtcgacagattgatattgtttacatttcggattttgatatgtattactgttatcggtttcatgctttgtattgaacatatgactgcatgttctttgatttatactgggataatTTATGTTCCTGAAGATGGTTCATGTCCCTTGATGaccctgatattggtacatgtatagaatatgatttattcttgttatggatttatatcatgattttgatatatgagaTGATTGTTTTGATATATGctcttatattgtttatataatggcatgtatacatgatttatactgggatatttatatctcaccggagttctccggctgttgtcttgtttgtatgtgtgcatggcaacaggtgggctaggatcagggtcaagaagagaacgaggctggactagatagcgtggagatccgggctttgaagcaacttaggattcaacactgacttgtagttgaacctattCGGaatattgtagatcatacaatgattgtatgttatgtttaataagTAATTTGAAtctaattacattatgtttccgctgtgtatttttttaaaaaaaattagaccttgtttattataatgtttgaattattcctaaagacgattaaagAATGatttagcgtccgggtccccacacaaggCATGATGGAAGGTATTACAATTACATGCCGACCTTTTCTTTGGACACAATGCAAAATTATAGTAGCGTGTTTTGCTTTTGCACAATTTCATAAGACGATATGATGCGACTGGATATATAATTGAACAACTAGATAATATTGATGATTTGCAAGAATCAAGTAAGATGAAGAAAATGATCATGTCTATGATAGAAATACAAAATGAAATGAACTAACACAAGACAACATTAGACAAATAAAAAAAGTGAGAGATGATATAAGAAATTAGCTGTCAATACAACGTCGACATTAAAATAagattttatataaataatttatagcCAATGGAATGTGGGAAACTAacaattgtttttaatttttttttagatttcaATATGTATGGATGGATATTGTTATGACTTATAAATTTAATgtgttatttaaatttttttatatttatagatTACATCTAGAGAAGTATAATAGAAAAATTATctcaattaataaataaaaaacacTTCAAATTAATTCATCTAAACAAATTTTatgaattaaaattttttttaatctatttatccaaaaacaaaaatagcaCAACTTTTACTTAAAAACAACACTTTCAagagaaaatttgaaaaaaaaaaacattttttcaaGTAAAAAACTATTTAAACTAGAGTGGgtttcatgtgagatcgtctcacggatcttaatctgtgaaacgggtctaccttacccatattcacaataaaaaataatactcttaacataaaaaataatatttttttatgaatgacccaaataaaagatccgtctcacaaatacgacccatgaccaTCCCCCACGAGTTTTTGTCAAACTAAAGGGGCTAAAAAATGGGCAATAGTATTAACCTATTAACCCCCGCATCGGCCGTTGCTGCGAGTTTTCATTCATTCTTCGATGTCGTACAGAGGCAGAGGAAGAGGAAGAGGTCGCGGCGGCGGCTTCGGCTTTCGCCCGGCCAAGCAAGTGTCTTTTGAATTATTTCCGGTAATCTCCACTCTctgtttacttaaatttttgCTAAATTATACCGTAACTTTATATCTTGTAATTTTAGGAAATTGAGGGTTTAGGGAAGGCGGAGTACTCGGCTGAGCATTTGCGGTTGATTCAGTGGGGTCACGAATTGCAAAAGTTTTGGAAGAATTCCCCCTATTATGTTAAAGATAAAGATAGCAGCCAACGAGACGAGGAGAGTGAGTTTTCTGCTTCAATTTTAATGGTTTATTAATAGTTTGTTCAGCTGGGAAAGAAAATACTGTcccttgttttgtatgtgtaatTTCTATATGGGAAGCAGAAAATATCCGATTCTCAAAATTGTGTAATACATGAATTTATTATTTCTGATCATGTCGCTTTGAGCATCCTTGATCGTAGCTTCATTTTGTAGGAAGTTTCGTCGcatttttttcttgaaaaattcgTAACATCTTTTATTGCTTATTCAAATGGTTAATTGGATTAGCTCTTATATCTTCTCCAGCGAATGGTTGCAGGAGAGCAGCAGTCATACATAGAAAGGTATTCCGATAGGAAGTCTCAAGCGATAAAGGTTAAGTCACGACTCTCGGACTATATGGAATTGAGTCCAGGTTATTTTCCTGGAGAACTAGCTATAGGTATATACTCTTACCTGTTCTGGAAAGCCCCGTAGCTTCTTTTTTTGCTAAATGTCTTCACATATTCATTTTGTTATGAATGAAACAGGTGGGAAGAAGGGAAAGCGTGCTGTCAAGAGAGTAAGATGGACGGTAGCGTCGGGTATGATGGGAACAAATATTgtcttttctctctttttttggAATTTTACAATTGCATGAAATTTGTGAACACGTGAAAAGGAAGAATTTTTTCAGTTTTTGGGATTTGGAAATGGTGATCTTGCAGCTTATTATGTACCAAGCCTGTATTATTTGTATCTTTGTTAATCTTGACTCCATAAAATTAGAGTTAGGAGATGCTTGATTCAGGTTTTTATATACTTTTAAGTTTTAACACTGGGGCTTGGGTGGTGATGGTGGGCAATGCTGGTTACTTTGAGCCAAACTTAGATTGTTGGTAGAGCAGGGGATCAATTTTCATGTCTGTGCAGTTGCAATGGAGAGTTGGTTGCGGAAAAAATAATAGTGAAGCAAATTGAATGGTGTTGTTTTCCCCAAGGTGTAGGTGTTATTCTATTCCAATAGTATGATGAACTTACTCTCCTTATTCTTTGCGATAATTAATGTTGTAATCTATGAGTTGGTTATGGTATTGTCATCCATATTCTTTTTTTTAGGCATGATGAATGAACGTTGGTTTATTTCTGTCTTTTTTTAGTGACTTTATGGTTCATCGACAGATTTGCAAGAACAAGATCCAATTGAGAAgtttttacaaaataataagGTATATTCTCCCATTGCACCTGAATTTCTATTTAATATTTCCTAATTTCAATATTGTTTTTATGTCGCAATGTTCATGGTTCAGGACCAAGAAGGCGATGACAAGAAAGAAGACGAAAATgaggaagaagatgaagaaaacAATGATGAGGATGAAGAAGAATACAGTGATGAGGGAGATTATGAACAAGTATGCTACATTGCTTTGATTTATCCTTTTCAGTGATTTTTTCCTAATTTAAGCCAACAAGCTTCTATAATGAAGTGCATGGTAGTATCTCTGGGGCAATCTAATTTTTCTAGAAGATCTCCTGAGTTCAACCATTGGAGTTTGCGGGTATTCTTCATCTTGTGCAACTGCTTCTTCATGTTCTTGGTTACTGCTTTTCAACTCATTCACGGAAATATCTATCAAAGACACTTTATCTGTCTTTTTAACTTCAGGGCATTCATCTCTAGCTCCAATGCTTGACCTGTCCTTGTACAATACTTGCTCATTGAAGATTACATATCTTGTCCGAATGATCTTCCGATTTTGGTCATCCCAAAACCGATAAAGAAACTCATTTTCTCCATAACCGATAAAGGAACACTTTATAGATTTCGGATCAAGTTTTGTTCTGCTAACTGAATCAATATGAACATATGATATACATCCAAACACTTTCAAGGAAGAAATGTTTATTTTCTGCAGTCAAGCGGTACGCTGTAGTGTTAACGACATCAACCCATAATGATTTTGGTAATCCAGACTGCAATCTCATGTTCCTAGCGCGTTCATTCAAGGTTCTGTTCATCTTTTCAACTACATCATTTTGTGATGTGAATTAGGAATGATTTTCTCCATCTTGATCCCGTTTTGTGCACGATATTTCTTGAACTCATCATCTTCTCATCTTCATATTCACCACCATTATAAGACCGTAAGACTTCACCTTCAAGTTGGTCTCATTACCAATCACGGCTTTCCATTTTGCCCCTTAAACATCAGacttatttttcagaaaataaaccCAAATTTTTCTGCTCGAATCGTTGATAATTGTGACATAATATCTTAAGCTTCCAAGGGATGTCACAGGAGATGGTCCCCATACATCAGTATGAACCAGCTTTGCTGCTTTCGGCTCTCTACCGACTTTTGGAAAACTCACTTTTTCTGCTTTCCAAAGATGCAACTTTCACATAGTTTATGTTCAACTGTCTTTAATTCTGGTAGCTTCCCATTTGATACAAACATCTTCATTTCATTCTCACTCACATGCCCAAGTCTACAATGCCATAGACTTGAATTAGCTCCAATATCCGCATTTGCTAATGTATCTCTGCAACTGGAAGCCATATAAGGTGTTTCAATTTTCTTTCCTCGAGCAACAATCAGGGCTCCTTTGTTCACTTTCCAAGAACCATCGCCAAAGGTCACATTAAGGCCATCGACTGTCACACTGAGATCAGATATCGTGTCAATTTTGGTACATGCCTTGCTTTGTTGATTTTCCATATAGATCCATTTGACATCTTGATATGGACATCACTCATACCAGCTATTTCCAAAGGTTTTCCATCTGTCATGAAAACTTTTCCGTATTCACCAGCAATGTAATTATCGAATACATCACGATTACAAGTGGTATGGAACGAATTTCCTGAGTCCATAAAAAAAAGCAATTGGGATGAAGCGCTTTTAGTGagagaattttttgaaaatgctCTCTCCCCCCTCCAAACTTTTTTCAATCGTACTTCTTCATCGTTCGTCCTCCGATCTCAACTACTAAAATTTGTCGGTCGTACCTTCTCCGTTCACCGGCGCCGGCGTCCGGCTGTCGGCGATCTTTTATATCTTCTTTTATAATGGCATTTTCGGTCCAGCTGTGCTTTGCTCCACGGCCGACTAGAGCATAACATTTTCTTTACTAGGGTTTCGGTATTCGTCGatcttttcttcttcctttGCTTTCCTTCAGTTTTTCCCCCGTATTATTTCTCGTTCCTCTCTCAGACCGGCTACACTTCTAGATATATCGCAATGCCAGCTAGGGCCAGTGGGCTTACGTCTTCAGTGCTTCGGAAAAACAGTAGAGACGAAGGGGTTAAGATCGAGTTCAAATGGTTCTCGGTTAAGTGGGCAAACAGAGGAGGCTCGGTTCATTGGACTGAAAGAACTAGGAATGCGACTTACTACCTAGACTTGGATCGAAGCGAGGCTCGGTGGTTCAGTTTAAAAATTAGAAACTTCATTAGTATTCCTCATTCATGCACGGACTTCTACCGTTTCAGGGGATGCAATGCAACGATCGTAGTCCATAGATTTGTCAACAAAAGAGGAATGTTCCTGGAAATTTCTAGACTTAGCAATCAGGGGAAGAAACAGATCATTATCATACCCAGTGGTTTTAAGTTCCAAGGATGGATCAGGATTTCAGATATCCTTATAAAATTATTGTCAGGGAGTCAATCGACTTTGGGTCACAAGCAGGTTGAGCATAGCAACAAGCCTAATACATTATCAAGGAACATGAAGAAAGTTAAGATAGGAGATCGGGCACCTTTTCAAGACCAGTCTACGGAAACGGTTGCCACATATTGCAAGTCTTCGGAAACAAATTGGGATGAGGCCATTATAATCATTAGAGGCAGGGTGAACGTGTCTTGGGATCAGGTCGCGAAGGTTATAGGTGATGATGTTAAGAGGAGAATCGAAATTCATCCTTTCCAAACAAACAAAGCGGTTTGCTGGCCTGCTCATCGAAAAGAATGGGAACACTTTACCCATTTAAAAAGAGGTTTCTTCGATGGAGGAGTGGCTTTGGATTTCGAGAGGTAGAGTTCTGAAAACATTGTAAATGATTCGGAACAGCTGGATCAAGATTGCAGGGTTACCTTGGCATTTATGGACTTATGACGTTTTCAAGGAAATAGGAGAGCAATGCGGGGGCCTTTTGGAGATCAGTAAAGACACTAGTCTCCTTCGTGATCTAGCTGCTGCGAAGATTAAGGTCAAAGGAAAAAGAGATGGATTTATTTCAAACCGTATTATGTTGAATATCAACGGGGTTCCTAAGGATTTCAATATCACCGTTGTCAATTTCGATCGCAATGCTTACGACCTCTACGTTAAACAGACTTACGCTCAAGCTCTGATAAACGGGAAAAGGATTTTGGGTAGAGGGGAAAAAAAGAACATTTGCAGAAATTGGTCGGAATCTGGAGAACCAACTATGAGCAATTTGAATCGAAAAGCAGAGGTGAATGAAATAGGGTGTACAAGCAGAGCAGCGGACTAGCTTAATGAATCTTCAATGAAGGCAGCCAATCCTAAAGATAGAAAAGTGGATAAAATATTGCATAAAATATTGCAGCGGATCTCACCAAAAAAACCCGAGGATTTTACTAGCTCTCCTATACATTCTTTGTCCATCGGAATTGGGGAGGATAATGATCTTCACAAGTCAGTCGAAGAACATCTTTCACCTAATATTCCAGTAGGGCAGAATGACGCTTCAAACTTCAACCACTCGATCTCAAAGACTGCGGGGGAAGTTTTGGTAGGGGAGACAGTCGTTAACAACGAACTGGAGGACTTGACCAAGAAAGGAGAGTGCGAGTTTGACGACACACACGACTTTGATCTTGAGCAACCTGAGGATGACCAATGGGATGAGGGATTTGTATCTTCGGATTCAGATAGCATCTTCTCCTCTCAAGCAGAGATGCAGATTAATCATGAATCTGTAGATATGGATTTACAGCAGCTGTTTCAGATAGAAGAGGAGAAGCAGAAAGATAACCAAACGTCGATTCAAGGTAACATTGATCCAATTGGGGGTAAGGCACTTTCTTGTTTTCCGTATTCAAATTCAAAGCTCCCTTTTTTTCTTCATTCTTTTTTCCCCGCGTCTTTTATGGCTTTGGGTCAGTCTAGTGGGTTTTTAGGAGGGGGTCAATCATTTACTCCTGACAAGTTGGGGTCCGAGAGAGTATACCAGCAAAGTTTGGATGAAGCAGAAGGAATCATGGCTCAATTAACACCACAGAAAGATTGTACTTCTTTCAGAAGTGAAAAGGTTGCGATCAAATCCATGGGTAAGCTTAGCAGAGAACTTGTTAGATTGCACAGCGGGGTTAACTATGAGAAAGGATCGGCTTCGAAGGGTCCCACTCGTCTGTTATGAAGATTTGTTCATGGAACATTAGAGGGGGAGGTTCATCTCGCAGAAGGGCCTTAGTAAGAACATTAGTGCGAAAAGAAAACCCAGACATTGCAGTCTTCTTAGAAACCAAGAGCAATACAGTTGATAGGCGATTTGTTTCCAGTCTTTGGAAGTCTAGATTTGTAGATTGGGTGTGTTTACCAGCTGCTGGAAGATATGGTGGAATCATAGTTCTGTGGGATCCTAGAGTGATTGAGGTTTGTGATAATTTGATCGGGAATTACTCggtatcaattcaaatcaagcGCAGGGATGATATTTTGTGGTGGTTCTCTGCTGTTTATGGGCCGTGTAATCCGAGGCATCGAGAATTGTTTTGGGAGGAATTGGCAGGCTTGAATTCAATATGTGGAGTCAGATGGTGTGTAGGAGGCGATTTCAACGTGGTTCGCAATTTGAATGAAAAGTTGAATAGCAACTCGCTCACCACAAGTATGCAATGCTTGATGCTCTCATTGAGGAGTTGTGCCTTCACGATCCGCCTTTATTGAATGCTAAATACACTTGGTCCAACTTCAGAGTCAATCCAATTTGTAGCAGATTAGACAGGTTTTTGTTATCTGAGGCATGGTTAGCTATCTTCCCAACGCACCGACAGATGGTGCTTCCAAGAATTACTTCTGATCATCACCCGATAGTTTTGGACACGAAGAGACTCAAATGGGGACCTTCACCGTTCCGATTTGAGAACGTATGGTTAACACATAAAAATTTTCATCAGTCATTAGCATCGTGGTGGAACGCTTAGAATTTTCAGGGATGGGCAGGCTACAGATTTATGAGGAAACTTAGAGAAACAAAAAAAAGGGTCTCAGAATGGAATAAGGAATTCTTCGGTGACGTTAACATCAAGTTTAAAGAGCTACAATTCATGGTTTCCCAACTAGATGAGAAGGAGGAAACAGGTGTTTGGTCAACTCAACTAAAAGAGCAACGTAGGGATGCGAGAAGTGAGCTGGAACTACTAACTATACGAAAAGTGCAAATGGAAAGTCAAAAATCTAATGTCAAATGGCTCACTGATGGGGAACAAAATACCAAGTTCTTCCATTCCTTGCTGAAAAACAGAAGAAATAAAGCACTGATAGAAAAGATCGAGTTGGATGATGGGTCATTGCTTACAGACGAATCGGAGATAGAGAAGGCCATTATAGAATATTACAAAAAACTGTTCAGGAAATCAGAGCAAGTTGAATCGGGCATAGAGGGATTGGAATGGATGTCCTTAAGTCCAGAGGATGCAACGAATCTGGAAGTGCCTTTTTCCGAGGAAGAGATTAAACGTGCGGTGTTTCATTGTGACGGAAACAAGGCACCGGGACCTGATGGTTTCAGTCTAGCTTTCTTTCAAAAATGTTGGGCTACGGTTAAGGGTGATCTGTTACATGTTTTCGATGAATTTTTCACGGATGGCATCGTAAACGGGATAACAAACGAAACATACCTGTGTCTCATCCCAAAAAAACAAGAGACAAAGAAAATCAAAGACTTTCGACCGATCAGTTTAGTAACCAGCATGTACAAAATTTTATCCAAAGTCCTAGCA
This region of Primulina eburnea isolate SZY01 chromosome 14, ASM2296580v1, whole genome shotgun sequence genomic DNA includes:
- the LOC140812153 gene encoding uncharacterized protein isoform X1, with translation MSYRGRGRGRGRGGGFGFRPAKQVSFELFPEIEGLGKAEYSAEHLRLIQWGHELQKFWKNSPYYVKDKDSSQRDEEREQQSYIERYSDRKSQAIKVKSRLSDYMELSPGYFPGELAIGGKKGKRAVKRVRWTVASDLQEQDPIEKFLQNNKDQEGDDKKEDENEEEDEENNDEDEEEYSDEGDYEQGEYFDDDEDDYNLPESDDEGPTY
- the LOC140812153 gene encoding uncharacterized protein isoform X2, with amino-acid sequence MLKIKIAANETRRRMVAGEQQSYIERYSDRKSQAIKVKSRLSDYMELSPGYFPGELAIGGKKGKRAVKRVRWTVASDLQEQDPIEKFLQNNKDQEGDDKKEDENEEEDEENNDEDEEEYSDEGDYEQGEYFDDDEDDYNLPESDDEGPTY
- the LOC140812295 gene encoding uncharacterized protein, whose protein sequence is MKAANPKDRKVDKILHKILQRISPKKPEDFTSSPIHSLSIGIGEDNDLHKSVEEHLSPNIPVGQNDASNFNHSISKTAGEVLVGETVVNNELEDLTKKGECEFDDTHDFDLEQPEDDQWDEGFVSSDSDSIFSSQAEMQINHESVDMDLQQLFQIEEEKQKDNQTSIQGGGQSFTPDKLGSERVYQQSLDEAEGIMAQLTPQKDCTSFRSEKVAIKSMGKLSRELVRLHSGVNYEKGSASKGPTRLL